A section of the Candidatus Desulfarcum epimagneticum genome encodes:
- a CDS encoding conserved hypothetical protein (Evidence 4 : Unknown function but conserved in other organisms): protein MQKRYRDLNTYLKSVFGRRVQKIALDAGFTCPNRDGTLSRGGCVYCNSRGSGTGARAAGLSITEQILRGKKHLGKRYKADLFIAYFQSFTNTYAPVETLARLYGEALQISDVEGISIGTRPDCVSGPVIDLMADLARTRMVWVEYGLQSVHDKTLSRINRGHDFACFERAVAATKNRGIKICAHVILGLPGESRADMLQTARKIGEMGIDGVKLHLLYVIKGSKLDSMRRRGEYTCLSQGRYVEIVCDFLELLPPDMIIHRLTGEPHQQELAAPMWSLKKRETLAMIEDMMEKRDSFQGKAHSPSGPGLSPE from the coding sequence TGCAGAAAATCGCCCTGGACGCCGGTTTCACCTGCCCAAACCGGGACGGGACCCTGTCCCGGGGCGGCTGCGTTTACTGCAATTCCCGGGGCTCGGGAACCGGCGCCCGCGCGGCCGGCCTCTCCATCACGGAGCAGATATTAAGAGGCAAAAAACATCTGGGAAAACGCTACAAGGCCGACCTGTTTATCGCGTATTTTCAGTCATTCACCAACACCTACGCCCCGGTGGAGACCCTGGCGCGTCTGTACGGCGAGGCGCTTCAAATCAGCGACGTGGAGGGGATTTCCATCGGGACCCGGCCCGACTGCGTGAGCGGGCCGGTCATCGACCTCATGGCCGATCTGGCCCGGACCCGGATGGTGTGGGTGGAGTACGGTCTTCAAAGCGTCCACGACAAAACACTTTCCCGGATCAACCGGGGTCATGATTTCGCCTGTTTTGAACGGGCGGTGGCCGCCACAAAAAACAGGGGAATCAAAATCTGCGCCCATGTCATTTTGGGCCTTCCCGGCGAAAGCCGGGCCGACATGCTTCAAACCGCCCGAAAAATCGGGGAAATGGGAATCGACGGGGTCAAGTTGCATCTTCTGTATGTCATCAAAGGCTCAAAGCTGGATTCCATGCGCCGGCGGGGGGAATACACATGCCTGTCCCAGGGCCGGTATGTGGAGATCGTGTGCGATTTCCTGGAGCTTCTGCCCCCGGACATGATCATCCACCGGCTCACCGGGGAGCCCCATCAGCAGGAGCTGGCGGCGCCCATGTGGTCTTTGAAAAAAAGGGAGACCCTGGCCATGATCGAGGACATGATGGAAAAAAGAGACTCCTTCCAGGGAAAGGCCCATTCGCCGTCCGGCCCCGGCCTTTCCCCCGAATAA
- a CDS encoding TRAP-type transporter, 4TM/12TM fusion protein (Permease) translates to MKEPRDLQKENGETRQESPAGLALKLAEEEAGVVRKPKGAMGRLIPAIAVLWSLFQISIASWLILDTIFIRAVHLSFALLLVFLSHPFFKKPRFSIGWLSARDRVPVPDMIVAAMAFFCALYVMLDYSGIAMRYGAPISRDIVIGIALAALLLEAARRVIGPALPVIAIVFIIYSFLGPHMPDLIAFKGVSLSRFVGQMTMSTEGIYGIPLDVSATIVFLFVLFGAMLDKAGAGRYFIRLALSLLGGFKGGPAKAAIMGSGLTGLVSGSSIANIVTTGTFTIPMMKKVGYPPVKAAATEVAASTDGQLAPPIMGAAAFIIAEYVNVPYVEVIKAAAIPAFASYAALFYISHIEASKLGIQGLPREELPPFGKTLVSGIHFLIPLFMLMWELIVERHSPELAAFNAIWVMAIIMLIQEPARAWKNKEPLRPALERGVRNIFSAFSSGALKMVSVALATAAAGIIVGVVALGLGQLITQIIETLSQGNIFLMLIIAAVASLIIGMGLPTTATYIVMASLTAPAIVTIGGMNDFVVPLMAAHLFCFYFGILADDTPPVGLAAYAAAAIAKSRPIATGIQGFMYDIRTAILPFMFIFNSDLILHNVSSWPQGILIFVMACVGNFAFASATQGWFVSRNRMWEVPLFLGVTLCCMRPDAVASWIGLEQGLRYWVYPMGAALFGFIYLLQRPRIPKKRSAVTIREAFGDRR, encoded by the coding sequence ATGAAAGAGCCCAGAGACCTTCAAAAGGAAAACGGGGAGACAAGACAAGAGAGCCCGGCGGGTCTGGCCCTGAAGCTGGCCGAGGAAGAGGCGGGCGTGGTCCGGAAGCCGAAAGGCGCCATGGGGCGCCTGATTCCGGCCATCGCCGTTTTGTGGAGCCTGTTTCAGATTTCCATCGCAAGCTGGCTGATCCTTGACACGATTTTCATTCGGGCCGTTCACCTGAGTTTCGCCCTTCTTCTTGTGTTTTTGAGCCATCCCTTTTTTAAAAAACCGCGTTTCAGCATCGGGTGGCTCTCAGCCCGGGACCGCGTTCCCGTCCCGGACATGATCGTGGCGGCGATGGCCTTTTTCTGCGCCCTGTACGTGATGCTGGACTATTCGGGCATCGCCATGCGCTACGGGGCGCCCATCTCCCGGGACATCGTCATCGGGATCGCCCTTGCGGCGCTGCTTCTGGAGGCGGCCCGGCGGGTCATCGGACCGGCGCTTCCGGTCATCGCCATCGTGTTTATCATCTATTCCTTTCTCGGCCCCCATATGCCGGATCTCATCGCCTTTAAAGGCGTGTCCCTTTCCCGGTTCGTGGGGCAGATGACCATGTCCACCGAGGGCATTTACGGCATTCCCCTGGATGTGTCGGCCACCATTGTGTTCCTGTTTGTTCTTTTCGGGGCCATGCTGGACAAGGCCGGGGCCGGGCGGTATTTCATCCGGCTGGCTTTGAGCCTTCTGGGGGGATTCAAGGGAGGGCCGGCCAAGGCCGCCATCATGGGCAGCGGCCTCACCGGCCTGGTGTCGGGATCCAGCATCGCCAACATCGTCACCACCGGCACCTTCACCATCCCCATGATGAAAAAGGTGGGCTATCCCCCGGTCAAGGCGGCGGCCACCGAGGTCGCCGCCAGCACCGACGGGCAGCTGGCCCCGCCCATCATGGGCGCCGCCGCATTTATCATCGCCGAATATGTCAATGTGCCCTATGTGGAGGTCATCAAGGCCGCCGCCATTCCGGCCTTCGCCTCCTACGCGGCCCTGTTTTACATCTCCCACATCGAGGCCTCCAAGCTGGGCATTCAGGGATTGCCCCGGGAGGAGCTGCCGCCCTTTGGAAAGACCCTGGTCTCCGGGATTCATTTTCTGATTCCTTTGTTCATGCTCATGTGGGAGCTGATTGTGGAAAGGCATTCCCCGGAGCTGGCCGCCTTCAACGCCATCTGGGTCATGGCCATTATTATGCTGATCCAGGAGCCGGCCCGGGCCTGGAAAAACAAAGAGCCGCTCAGACCCGCGCTGGAAAGGGGCGTTCGAAATATCTTTTCGGCGTTTTCCTCAGGCGCTTTGAAGATGGTGTCCGTGGCGCTGGCCACGGCGGCGGCGGGCATCATTGTCGGGGTGGTGGCGCTGGGGCTGGGGCAGCTCATCACCCAGATCATCGAGACGCTTTCCCAGGGCAATATTTTCCTGATGCTGATCATCGCCGCCGTCGCCAGTCTGATCATCGGCATGGGCCTTCCCACCACCGCCACCTATATCGTCATGGCCTCTTTGACGGCGCCGGCCATCGTCACGATCGGCGGCATGAATGATTTCGTGGTGCCTTTGATGGCGGCCCATCTGTTCTGCTTTTATTTCGGGATACTGGCCGACGACACCCCGCCGGTGGGCCTGGCGGCCTACGCGGCGGCGGCCATCGCGAAATCCCGGCCCATCGCCACGGGAATCCAGGGATTCATGTACGACATCCGAACCGCCATTCTGCCGTTCATGTTCATATTCAACTCTGATTTGATTTTGCACAATGTGTCGTCCTGGCCCCAGGGAATTTTGATCTTCGTCATGGCGTGCGTGGGGAATTTCGCCTTCGCGTCGGCCACCCAGGGGTGGTTTGTGTCCCGGAACCGGATGTGGGAGGTCCCGTTGTTTCTGGGCGTGACGCTTTGCTGCATGAGGCCCGACGCCGTGGCGTCCTGGATCGGGCTGGAGCAAGGGCTCCGCTACTGGGTCTATCCCATGGGGGCGGCGCTCTTCGGCTTCATTTACCTGCTTCAGCGGCCCAGGATTCCAAAGAAACGGTCGGCTGTGACCATCCGGGAGGCGTTCGGCGACCGGCGATGA
- a CDS encoding TRAP-type transporter, periplasmic solute binding receptor (TAXI family protein) — MKKAFFSAAAVFFAAFFLQASFVSDARAKTTFVTIGTGGITGVYYPTGGAIAKIVNQKRKQYGIRCTVESTGGSVFNVNAVMSGDLEFGVVQSDRQYQAFHGSKGSEWAGRPQKDLRAVFSIHPETCTLLAAVDAGIETVADLKGKKVNIGNPGSGQRMNAIDALNAVGIDWRKDIHAEGIKAAEAPGLLQDERIDAFFYTVGHPNGNFKEATAGKRKVRFIPVTGPGIDRLIERLPYYAKAIVPVKGNYPGAADDSDIESFGVKATFVTSAKLSDRVVYAVTKEVFDNFESFKKLHPAYKVLTKENMLQGLSAPIHPGALKYYKEAGLMK, encoded by the coding sequence ATGAAAAAGGCATTTTTTTCAGCGGCGGCCGTTTTTTTCGCGGCGTTTTTTCTCCAGGCGTCCTTTGTCTCCGACGCCCGGGCCAAAACCACCTTTGTCACCATCGGCACGGGCGGGATCACCGGGGTGTATTATCCCACCGGCGGGGCCATCGCCAAAATCGTGAACCAGAAAAGAAAGCAGTACGGGATCCGGTGCACGGTGGAATCCACCGGCGGATCGGTGTTTAACGTCAACGCGGTGATGTCCGGGGACCTGGAGTTCGGCGTGGTTCAGTCCGACCGCCAGTATCAGGCGTTTCACGGAAGCAAGGGCTCCGAGTGGGCGGGGCGCCCCCAGAAAGACTTAAGGGCGGTTTTTTCCATTCATCCCGAAACCTGCACCCTTCTGGCCGCCGTGGACGCGGGCATTGAGACCGTGGCCGATCTGAAAGGCAAAAAGGTCAACATCGGCAACCCGGGCTCCGGCCAGCGGATGAACGCCATCGACGCGCTGAACGCGGTGGGAATCGACTGGAGAAAAGACATCCACGCCGAAGGAATCAAGGCCGCCGAAGCCCCCGGTCTTCTCCAGGATGAGAGAATCGACGCGTTTTTTTACACCGTGGGCCACCCCAACGGCAACTTCAAGGAGGCCACCGCCGGAAAGCGAAAGGTCCGCTTCATTCCCGTAACCGGCCCCGGCATCGACCGGCTCATTGAAAGACTGCCCTATTACGCCAAGGCCATCGTGCCGGTGAAGGGGAATTATCCCGGGGCCGCCGACGATTCGGACATCGAGTCCTTCGGTGTCAAGGCCACGTTCGTCACCTCCGCCAAACTGTCCGACCGGGTGGTGTACGCGGTGACCAAAGAGGTGTTTGATAATTTCGAGTCTTTCAAAAAACTTCATCCCGCCTACAAGGTTCTCACCAAAGAGAACATGCTCCAGGGGCTGTCCGCTCCCATTCATCCGGGCGCGTTGAAGTATTACAAAGAGGCCGGTCTGATGAAATAG
- the thlA gene encoding Acetyl-CoA acetyltransferase — MGRVCFFGWIGKKPKFSKEKKESFMKDVVIVSACRTAIGAFGKTLRDSNGPYLASVVMKEAVKRAGVDPEIIGDIRFGCCLEHADSLNTTRVGSLMAGFPDSITAATINRVCISGMEAVISGMAMIQAEMADVILAGGVEHMSGAAYTVPSARWGCRLQDQVFVDSMIRALHCGSYLIPHPETGPVNADEAPLSFFKGKPYIMGHTAEFVAQYLDISRQEMDEVALRSQNEAERATNDGSFAEEIVPVELVKRKKKIIFDKDEHFRPGLTMDQLSSLPPAFVPKIGKVTAGNSSGLNDGAAAIMIMSEEKAKELGLSPLARIKAVGRGACHPAIMGLSPTPAVNDLMERSGLAIKDFEMVEVNEAFAAQYIGCERQLGLDREITNVNGSGIGLGHPVGATGARIMITLIHAMKKRGKTLGLATLCGGGGISMACALEMM, encoded by the coding sequence TTGGGGCGGGTTTGTTTTTTTGGATGGATTGGGAAAAAACCGAAATTTTCAAAAGAAAAAAAGGAGAGTTTTATGAAAGACGTAGTGATTGTGTCCGCCTGCAGAACGGCCATTGGGGCCTTCGGCAAAACCCTGAGGGACTCCAACGGCCCTTATCTTGCGAGCGTCGTCATGAAGGAGGCCGTGAAAAGGGCGGGCGTGGATCCCGAAATCATCGGCGACATCCGTTTCGGCTGCTGCCTGGAGCACGCCGATTCCCTTAACACCACCCGGGTGGGGTCTTTGATGGCCGGATTCCCGGACTCCATCACGGCGGCCACCATCAACCGGGTCTGCATATCGGGCATGGAGGCCGTGATATCGGGCATGGCCATGATCCAGGCCGAGATGGCCGACGTGATCCTGGCCGGCGGCGTGGAGCACATGTCGGGCGCGGCCTACACCGTTCCCTCGGCCAGATGGGGATGCCGTCTCCAGGACCAGGTGTTTGTGGATTCCATGATCCGCGCCCTTCACTGCGGCTCCTACCTCATTCCCCATCCCGAAACCGGACCGGTGAACGCCGATGAGGCCCCCCTGAGCTTTTTTAAGGGAAAACCCTACATCATGGGGCACACCGCCGAATTTGTGGCCCAGTATCTGGACATCTCCAGGCAGGAGATGGACGAGGTGGCGCTCAGAAGCCAGAACGAAGCCGAAAGGGCCACGAACGACGGGTCATTCGCCGAGGAAATCGTTCCGGTGGAATTGGTGAAAAGGAAGAAAAAGATTATTTTCGACAAAGACGAGCATTTCAGGCCCGGCCTGACCATGGATCAGCTCAGCTCCCTTCCCCCGGCCTTTGTGCCCAAAATCGGGAAGGTGACGGCCGGAAATTCCAGCGGCCTTAACGACGGCGCCGCCGCCATTATGATCATGTCGGAGGAAAAGGCCAAAGAGCTGGGCCTTTCTCCCCTGGCCCGGATCAAGGCCGTGGGAAGAGGGGCCTGCCATCCGGCCATCATGGGCCTTTCGCCCACGCCGGCGGTCAATGATCTCATGGAAAGAAGCGGCCTTGCCATTAAGGACTTCGAGATGGTGGAGGTGAACGAGGCGTTCGCGGCCCAGTACATCGGCTGCGAAAGACAGCTCGGCCTGGACCGGGAGATCACCAACGTCAACGGGTCGGGCATCGGCCTGGGCCATCCGGTGGGGGCCACCGGCGCCCGGATCATGATCACCCTGATCCACGCCATGAAAAAGAGGGGAAAAACCCTCGGCCTGGCCACCCTGTGCGGGGGCGGCGGAATCTCCATGGCGTGCGCGCTTGAGATGATGTAG
- the ubiX gene encoding Flavin prenyltransferase UbiX, translating into MTDKKSDKDVICVGISGASGPIIGIRLVEELLKTGREVQCAVSSAARRIIEYELFENDEKYVDLKTLFEKKKFLFDNPLLNEYENDDFFAPMASGSTAFSAAVVAPCSMKTLSCVVNGHGDSLIARLCDVAIKEKRKCVIVPRETPLSAIHLENLLKAARFGADILAPVPGFYTRPKTVDDIIDFIVGKILNLLHIPHDLFESWDRLRCQ; encoded by the coding sequence ATGACGGATAAAAAATCGGACAAAGACGTCATTTGTGTGGGGATTTCAGGCGCCAGCGGCCCCATTATCGGAATCCGGCTGGTGGAGGAGCTTTTGAAAACCGGACGCGAGGTCCAGTGCGCCGTGTCGTCCGCGGCCAGGCGGATCATCGAATATGAGCTTTTTGAAAACGATGAAAAATATGTCGATTTGAAAACGCTTTTTGAGAAAAAAAAGTTTCTTTTTGACAATCCTCTCTTAAACGAGTATGAAAATGACGATTTTTTCGCGCCCATGGCCAGCGGGTCCACGGCGTTTTCCGCCGCTGTGGTGGCGCCTTGCTCCATGAAGACCCTGTCCTGCGTCGTCAACGGCCATGGAGACTCGCTGATCGCCCGGCTGTGTGATGTGGCGATCAAGGAGAAAAGAAAATGCGTCATCGTTCCCAGGGAGACGCCTTTGAGCGCGATTCATTTGGAAAACCTGCTTAAGGCCGCCCGGTTCGGCGCGGACATACTGGCGCCGGTCCCGGGATTTTACACCCGTCCCAAAACCGTGGACGATATCATCGATTTTATCGTGGGAAAAATTTTAAACCTGCTCCATATCCCCCACGACCTGTTTGAAAGCTGGGACCGTCTGCGATGTCAATAA
- the yqeC gene encoding putative selenium-dependent hydroxylase accessory protein YqeC (Evidence 3 : Putative function from multiple computational evidences), whose translation MREIRAVSCRSLRLKESFLLKDGGVVSLVGAGGKTSLMFRLARELSEEGASVLTATTTRIRKPSWEQSRHVIWADSPDDLARRAKKILKKSPHVSAGSGPGSMERPGKLTGFSPEFIDEVAATGLFKWIIIEADGAAMKPIKAPAPHEPVIPSSSEWIIGVLGLKNIGKPLAEAHVFRSRLFGRLSGLAPGDPVSGESAAVSIVHEKGIMKGAPARAVKIAFLNMAGDPQRLETGRRVCAAMARMKGRVPDRAVIGQALGNPPAARIYDFNPGRRHDG comes from the coding sequence ATGCGGGAAATCCGGGCCGTCTCATGCCGGTCGTTAAGGCTTAAAGAGTCGTTTCTTTTAAAAGACGGCGGGGTGGTGAGCCTCGTGGGAGCCGGGGGAAAGACCAGCCTGATGTTCCGACTGGCCCGGGAGCTTTCGGAAGAGGGCGCCTCGGTTCTCACCGCCACCACCACCCGAATTCGCAAGCCGTCTTGGGAACAGTCGCGCCATGTCATATGGGCGGATTCCCCCGATGACCTGGCGCGGCGGGCGAAAAAAATATTAAAAAAAAGCCCGCATGTTTCCGCCGGATCGGGTCCCGGCTCCATGGAAAGGCCGGGCAAACTGACGGGGTTTTCGCCGGAATTTATCGACGAGGTGGCGGCGACGGGCCTCTTTAAATGGATCATCATCGAAGCCGACGGCGCGGCCATGAAGCCCATCAAGGCCCCCGCGCCCCACGAGCCCGTGATTCCGTCCTCATCGGAGTGGATCATCGGGGTTTTGGGGCTTAAAAACATCGGCAAGCCTCTCGCCGAGGCCCATGTGTTCCGCTCCCGGCTCTTCGGCCGGCTGTCGGGCCTGGCGCCCGGCGATCCCGTGTCCGGGGAATCGGCGGCCGTCTCCATCGTTCATGAGAAAGGAATCATGAAAGGCGCCCCGGCCCGGGCCGTCAAAATCGCGTTTTTGAACATGGCCGGCGATCCCCAGCGGCTTGAGACGGGACGGAGGGTATGCGCGGCCATGGCGCGGATGAAAGGCCGGGTCCCGGACCGGGCGGTGATCGGACAGGCGCTGGGGAATCCCCCGGCGGCCAGGATATATGATTTCAACCCGGGGAGAAGACATGACGGATAA
- a CDS encoding conserved hypothetical protein (Evidence 4 : Unknown function but conserved in other organisms): MIQKRRQDIIVGIKGAGEMASAAAWRLYMAGIRRVFMMETSHPSAVRRRVSFCEAVYEKRRTVEGVRASRVSDEAGIRRAWERGHIAVLADPRWDMISRMRPDVALDAILAKKNLGTGLDDAPLTLALGPGFEAGRDAHMVIETARGHHLGRIITEGFAAPNTGIPGRIGGHALKRVLRAPAEGVFEAAVEIGDRISAGEPAGTVGGKEMIAEIDGVVRGLVRTGTKAPLNMKMGDIDPRNDPSFCDAISDKARAVSGSVLEAVLRPRPSSPRVGCFETSSGEISDLAARALSGAPAAVSRAIDIVENEAPGAREILKSIAPRVGGALRVGVTGPAGAGKSSFLNCLGQRFREKNFTVGVVAVDPTSPFSGGAMLGDRIRMRDLAADRGVFIRSMASRGARGAFSARAREAADVLDASGKDVVLIETAGAGQLDMDIVDAVHVVIALTTPEGGDIIQAMKAGLMEVADIFAVNKSDIKGAERMKSDLAAAIRMGTPRDRRGGRREPAVRLCDSKKGIGFDDIYADIIERRPCPARREAREKCGKSGPSHAGR, translated from the coding sequence ATGATTCAAAAAAGACGCCAAGACATCATCGTGGGGATCAAAGGCGCCGGGGAAATGGCCAGCGCCGCGGCGTGGCGGCTTTATATGGCCGGGATTCGCCGTGTTTTCATGATGGAGACCTCCCATCCTTCGGCGGTGAGGCGCCGGGTGTCTTTCTGCGAGGCGGTTTATGAGAAACGCCGGACCGTGGAAGGGGTTCGGGCGTCGCGGGTCTCGGATGAGGCCGGGATTCGCCGGGCATGGGAAAGGGGCCATATCGCGGTTTTGGCGGATCCCCGGTGGGACATGATTTCGCGTATGCGCCCGGATGTGGCGCTGGACGCCATACTGGCCAAAAAGAACCTGGGGACCGGTCTTGACGACGCCCCTTTGACCCTCGCCCTGGGTCCCGGCTTTGAGGCCGGCCGGGACGCGCATATGGTCATCGAGACCGCCCGGGGCCATCATCTGGGCCGGATTATCACCGAAGGATTCGCGGCGCCCAACACCGGGATTCCGGGCAGGATCGGGGGCCACGCTTTGAAAAGGGTGCTCAGGGCCCCGGCCGAAGGGGTGTTTGAGGCCGCCGTTGAAATCGGGGACCGGATCAGCGCAGGGGAGCCGGCCGGTACGGTGGGCGGAAAAGAGATGATCGCCGAGATAGACGGGGTGGTCCGGGGGCTGGTCCGAACCGGGACAAAGGCGCCGTTGAACATGAAGATGGGCGACATTGATCCCCGGAACGACCCTTCGTTTTGCGACGCCATTTCAGACAAGGCCCGAGCCGTTTCCGGGTCGGTTCTGGAGGCGGTTTTAAGGCCGCGCCCCTCTTCGCCCCGGGTCGGATGTTTTGAAACTTCGTCCGGGGAAATTTCAGACCTGGCCGCCCGCGCGCTTTCGGGAGCGCCCGCCGCCGTTTCCCGGGCCATTGACATTGTCGAAAACGAGGCCCCGGGGGCGAGGGAAATCCTGAAATCCATCGCCCCCCGCGTCGGCGGGGCGCTCAGGGTGGGCGTCACGGGCCCTGCGGGCGCGGGGAAAAGCTCTTTTTTAAACTGCCTGGGCCAGCGGTTTCGGGAAAAAAATTTCACGGTGGGAGTGGTGGCCGTGGATCCCACCAGCCCCTTTTCCGGGGGAGCCATGCTGGGGGACCGGATCCGGATGAGGGATCTGGCCGCGGACAGGGGGGTGTTTATCCGCAGCATGGCCTCCCGGGGCGCCCGGGGCGCTTTTTCGGCCCGGGCCCGGGAAGCGGCCGATGTGCTGGACGCCTCGGGCAAAGACGTGGTTTTGATCGAAACGGCGGGCGCCGGCCAGCTGGATATGGACATCGTGGACGCGGTCCATGTGGTCATCGCGCTGACCACGCCCGAGGGAGGAGACATCATCCAGGCCATGAAGGCCGGGCTCATGGAGGTCGCGGACATTTTCGCGGTGAACAAAAGCGATATCAAGGGCGCGGAAAGAATGAAGTCCGACCTTGCGGCCGCCATCCGGATGGGAACGCCCCGCGACAGGCGGGGGGGGCGCCGGGAGCCGGCGGTCCGGCTGTGCGATTCAAAAAAAGGAATCGGCTTTGACGATATTTACGCCGATATCATCGAGCGCCGGCCATGTCCGGCGCGGAGGGAAGCTCGGGAAAAATGCGGGAAATCCGGGCCGTCTCATGCCGGTCGTTAA
- a CDS encoding Molybdopterin-binding protein gives MTWEESKTHFMKKVKVEKALGMALAHDVTRIVPGRFKGPAFKKGHIIREEDIPELKRIGKNHIYALEVSESRIHEDAAALRICRAVSGPGLEWTEPSEGKSAMTARFPGILKVDAAGLLKINRIDDIIVSTLKTHFPCETGRTVAAARIIPLTISKKKMDRFEAVAARHHPVLRIMPYRTFKIGAVVTGTEIYNGLIYDEFDEYVKKAAASFGQDIEKKIVVPDDASAIAGAIGRLVGMGCDMIIATGGLSVDPDDVTRTGVLKAGAKLVAYGSPVIPGAMFLYARLGEIPIIGLPACVYYHRATVFNLIFPRILAGDEITKKDIAEMGHGGLCLNCETCRYPECSFGK, from the coding sequence ATGACATGGGAGGAAAGTAAAACCCATTTTATGAAAAAAGTCAAAGTTGAAAAAGCCCTGGGCATGGCCCTGGCCCACGATGTGACCCGGATCGTCCCCGGGCGTTTCAAGGGTCCGGCCTTTAAAAAAGGCCATATCATCCGGGAAGAGGACATTCCTGAATTGAAGCGGATCGGGAAAAACCATATCTACGCCCTGGAGGTTTCCGAGTCCCGGATCCACGAAGACGCCGCCGCTTTGAGGATATGCCGGGCCGTGTCCGGGCCGGGCCTTGAATGGACCGAGCCTTCGGAGGGAAAGTCGGCCATGACCGCCCGTTTCCCGGGGATCCTCAAGGTGGACGCGGCGGGTCTTTTGAAGATCAACCGGATTGACGATATCATTGTCTCCACCCTTAAAACCCATTTTCCCTGCGAAACGGGCCGGACTGTGGCCGCCGCCCGCATCATTCCGCTGACCATTTCCAAAAAGAAGATGGACCGGTTCGAGGCCGTGGCGGCCCGGCATCACCCCGTTTTGCGGATCATGCCTTACCGGACGTTTAAAATCGGCGCGGTGGTCACCGGCACGGAGATTTACAACGGGCTGATTTACGACGAGTTCGACGAGTACGTGAAAAAGGCCGCGGCCTCCTTTGGACAGGACATTGAAAAAAAGATCGTGGTCCCGGACGACGCCTCGGCCATCGCCGGGGCCATTGGGCGCCTGGTGGGAATGGGATGCGACATGATCATCGCCACAGGGGGCCTGTCCGTGGATCCGGACGATGTGACCCGGACAGGGGTTTTAAAAGCCGGGGCCAAACTCGTGGCCTACGGATCGCCGGTGATCCCCGGCGCCATGTTTTTGTATGCCCGCCTGGGCGAGATTCCCATCATCGGTCTTCCCGCGTGCGTCTATTACCACCGGGCCACTGTTTTCAACCTGATTTTTCCGCGCATTCTCGCCGGAGATGAGATCACAAAGAAGGATATCGCCGAAATGGGCCACGGCGGGCTTTGCCTGAACTGCGAGACGTGTCGGTATCCGGAGTGTTCCTTCGGGAAATGA
- a CDS encoding putative MobA-related glycosyltransferase (Evidence 3 : Putative function from multiple computational evidences), which yields MSFKRNVSKNRGLKKNTAGIILAAGMSKRFGSPKQLARIQGERMINRVIDACLDSNLDPVVAVLGARFDAVLAAIGERVRSPRLAVARNFAYRQGLSASLRAGLGALKSPGPVMFVHGDQPFVSAAVINEMLEKFNASDKQICFPALGGKQKTPTLFSETFFFDLLGVTGDAGAREIIRQNLSEALVLEMKAPLPFFDIDTPEDLERVRSYLKNPAGISTSPGKSISKMTHST from the coding sequence ATGTCATTCAAACGCAATGTCTCAAAAAACAGGGGCCTGAAAAAAAACACGGCCGGAATCATCCTGGCCGCGGGGATGTCGAAACGTTTCGGCTCGCCCAAGCAGCTGGCCCGCATACAGGGCGAGCGCATGATCAACCGGGTGATAGACGCCTGCCTCGACTCAAACCTGGATCCCGTCGTGGCGGTTTTGGGGGCGCGCTTTGACGCGGTTTTGGCCGCCATCGGGGAAAGGGTCCGCTCGCCGCGCCTGGCAGTGGCGAGAAACTTCGCCTACCGGCAGGGGCTGAGCGCGTCCCTTCGAGCCGGCCTGGGGGCGCTGAAATCCCCCGGCCCGGTCATGTTTGTCCACGGCGACCAGCCCTTTGTCAGCGCCGCCGTCATCAATGAGATGCTGGAAAAATTCAACGCCTCCGACAAACAAATCTGCTTCCCCGCGCTCGGCGGAAAACAAAAAACGCCGACGCTTTTCAGCGAGACGTTTTTTTTCGACCTCCTGGGGGTCACAGGCGACGCCGGGGCCCGGGAGATCATCCGCCAAAACCTTTCCGAGGCCCTGGTTCTGGAGATGAAAGCCCCCCTCCCCTTTTTCGACATCGACACCCCCGAAGACCTGGAGCGCGTCCGGTCTTATCTTAAAAATCCCGCCGGGATCAGCACAAGCCCCGGGAAAAGCATCAGCAAAATGACGCACAGCACATAG